A region of Frederiksenia canicola DNA encodes the following proteins:
- the proC gene encoding pyrroline-5-carboxylate reductase, whose protein sequence is MQQKKIAFIGAGNMAFAIIAGLVKSGYPAGLMTACNKSNQARREQLRAMGLNVDSTNRHAVELSDVVILAVKPQMMAEVCSEFADVDFSEKWVISVAAGISVARLEQLLPTAKNIVRTMPNTPSLIGEGMAGLFAKKSVEPTACQFAEALLSAVGGCYRVETETKLNHIIAITGSSPAYFFRFMEAMQQSAVDMGFSEQDARQLVQAAALGAAKMVVANPDLPIATLRENVTSKGGTTAQALVVFEQNDLTKTVDQAMHAAIKRAEELEKLL, encoded by the coding sequence ATGCAACAGAAGAAAATTGCGTTTATCGGGGCGGGGAATATGGCGTTTGCGATTATCGCAGGCTTAGTCAAAAGCGGCTATCCAGCAGGATTAATGACCGCTTGCAATAAAAGCAACCAAGCACGCCGAGAGCAGTTACGAGCAATGGGACTGAATGTGGATAGCACCAATCGCCACGCGGTCGAGCTGTCGGATGTGGTGATTTTGGCGGTGAAGCCACAAATGATGGCAGAAGTGTGTAGCGAGTTTGCCGATGTTGATTTTAGCGAAAAATGGGTGATCTCTGTGGCAGCAGGCATTTCCGTGGCTCGTTTGGAACAGCTTTTGCCAACAGCGAAAAATATCGTTCGCACGATGCCGAATACACCCTCATTAATTGGCGAAGGCATGGCGGGATTATTTGCAAAAAAATCGGTGGAACCGACCGCTTGTCAGTTCGCCGAAGCCTTGCTTTCGGCCGTCGGCGGCTGTTACAGGGTTGAAACAGAAACTAAACTAAATCATATCATTGCGATCACAGGCAGTAGTCCAGCCTATTTCTTTAGATTTATGGAAGCGATGCAGCAATCGGCCGTCGACATGGGCTTTAGTGAGCAAGATGCCCGCCAACTGGTGCAAGCGGCAGCACTGGGGGCCGCAAAAATGGTGGTGGCAAATCCTGATTTGCCGATCGCCACTTTGCGAGAAAATGTGACCTCCAAAGGCGGTACGACGGCACAGGCTTTGGTGGTATTTGAGCAAAATGACTTAACCAAAACCGTTGATCAAGCGATGCACGCCGCAATCAAGCGAGCTGAGGAGTTGGAAAAATTACTATGA